The following coding sequences lie in one Allochromatium vinosum DSM 180 genomic window:
- the xthA gene encoding exodeoxyribonuclease III translates to MLKIVSFNINGVRARPHQVEALKAGLDPDILALQESKVADEQFPLDWARGLGYDVRIHGQKGHYGVALLSKQSPHSVVKGLPNDDAEAQRRLILGQYRLADGDEVTVINGYFPQGEGRDHPLKFPAKQQFYAGLLDYLRTAFRPDQNIVLLGDMNVAPLDLDIGIGADNAKRWLRTGKCAFLPEEREWFQALLDWGLIDAYRTRHPETADRFSWFDYRSRGFEREPKHGLRIDHILISAPLRERLIDVGIDYAIRAMDKPSDHCPVWITLDLADLTAA, encoded by the coding sequence GTGCTCAAGATCGTCTCGTTCAACATCAACGGCGTCCGCGCCCGTCCGCATCAGGTCGAGGCGCTCAAGGCCGGACTCGACCCCGACATCCTCGCCCTGCAGGAATCCAAGGTCGCCGACGAGCAGTTTCCGCTCGATTGGGCGCGCGGACTGGGCTATGACGTCCGGATTCACGGTCAAAAGGGACACTATGGCGTGGCGCTCCTGAGCAAACAGTCTCCGCACAGCGTCGTCAAGGGACTGCCGAACGACGACGCCGAAGCCCAGCGTCGGTTGATACTAGGCCAATATCGGCTCGCCGACGGTGACGAAGTCACGGTCATCAACGGCTACTTCCCGCAAGGCGAAGGCCGCGACCATCCGCTGAAGTTCCCCGCCAAGCAGCAGTTCTATGCCGGCCTGCTGGACTATCTGCGCACCGCCTTCCGCCCGGACCAGAACATCGTCCTGCTCGGCGACATGAACGTCGCCCCCCTGGATCTGGATATCGGGATCGGCGCCGACAACGCCAAACGCTGGCTGCGCACCGGGAAATGCGCCTTCCTGCCCGAGGAGCGTGAGTGGTTCCAGGCCCTGCTCGACTGGGGGCTGATCGATGCCTACCGCACTCGCCATCCCGAAACCGCCGACCGCTTCAGCTGGTTCGACTACCGCTCGCGCGGCTTCGAGCGCGAGCCGAAACATGGTCTGCGCATCGACCATATCCTGATCTCGGCCCCGCTGCGCGAGCGGCTGATCGACGTCGGTATCGACTATGCCATCCGGGCGATGGACAAACCCTCCGACCATTGCCCGGTGTGGATCACCCTGGATCTCGCCGATCTCACAGCGGCCTGA
- a CDS encoding thioredoxin domain-containing protein: MSPSIHAHDVQRTNRLASATSPYLQQHAHNPVDWWPWCAEALALARELDRPILLSIGYSACHWCHVMAHESFEDPATAERMNRLFVNIKVDREERPDLDKVYQTAHQLLSQRAGGWPLTVFLTPDDHTPFFAGTYFPREPRHGLPSFTQLLVGVERAYREQGAAIREQNRSLLEALAGLEPQGGAELPEAGLLEAAFHQLALSFDAEHGGFGRAPKFPHATDLELLLRRQARLAANGGDPDPRPLHMAGFTLERMIRGGLTDQLGGGFCRYSVDDEWMIPHFEKMLYDNGPLLALCCDAFSATGESIFRDAALATADWVMREMQSPEGGYYSTLDADSEGHEGTFYVWDRDAVHARLSAAEYPLFAAVYGLDRPPNFEGRWHLHGYRTPTQAAESLGLNLPQAEALLASARATLFSAREQRVHPGRDEKILTAWNALMIKGMARAARVLDRPDYLESAEQALAFIRSTLWHDGRLLATCKDGVAHLNAYLDDYANLIDALLELLQVRWSSADLAFAVELAEVLLDEFHDAERGGFWFTGRSHEPLIHRAKPLGDDSMPAGNGVAALALQRLGHLIGEVRYLEAADGTLRLAAESMRRMPHAHASLLMALDDWLDPPEMLVIRAADDRLETWQRLAQQGYRPHRLVFAIPSGIDALPGTLASMRGGERPLIYRCRGTHCEPPVASLADL; the protein is encoded by the coding sequence ATGTCGCCTTCGATCCATGCTCACGACGTTCAACGCACCAACCGGCTGGCGTCGGCCACCAGTCCCTATCTCCAGCAGCACGCCCACAATCCGGTCGACTGGTGGCCCTGGTGCGCGGAGGCGCTGGCGCTGGCGCGCGAACTGGACCGCCCGATCCTGCTCTCGATCGGCTATTCGGCCTGTCACTGGTGCCATGTGATGGCGCACGAGTCCTTCGAGGACCCGGCGACGGCTGAGCGGATGAACCGGCTGTTCGTCAACATCAAGGTCGACCGCGAGGAGCGACCGGATCTCGACAAGGTCTATCAGACCGCGCATCAGCTTCTGAGCCAACGCGCCGGCGGCTGGCCGCTGACGGTCTTTCTCACCCCGGACGATCACACGCCCTTCTTCGCCGGCACCTATTTTCCGCGCGAGCCGCGTCATGGTCTGCCGTCGTTCACGCAACTGCTGGTCGGGGTCGAACGCGCCTATCGCGAACAGGGCGCCGCCATCCGCGAGCAGAACCGGAGTCTGCTGGAGGCGCTGGCCGGCCTCGAACCCCAGGGCGGGGCGGAGCTGCCCGAGGCCGGTCTGCTGGAGGCGGCCTTCCATCAGCTGGCGCTGAGTTTCGATGCCGAGCACGGCGGCTTCGGACGCGCGCCCAAGTTTCCGCATGCCACCGATCTCGAACTGCTGCTCCGGCGTCAGGCACGGCTGGCGGCGAACGGCGGCGATCCCGATCCGCGTCCGCTCCACATGGCCGGCTTCACGCTGGAGCGCATGATCCGTGGCGGGTTGACCGATCAGCTCGGCGGCGGTTTCTGCCGTTATTCGGTCGACGACGAATGGATGATCCCGCACTTCGAGAAGATGCTCTACGACAACGGGCCGCTGCTGGCGCTCTGCTGCGATGCCTTCTCCGCTACGGGGGAATCCATCTTTCGCGACGCGGCCCTGGCCACCGCCGATTGGGTCATGCGCGAGATGCAGTCGCCCGAGGGCGGCTATTACTCGACCCTGGACGCCGACAGTGAGGGCCACGAGGGCACCTTTTATGTCTGGGATCGGGACGCGGTGCACGCGCGGTTGAGCGCGGCCGAGTATCCGCTGTTCGCGGCCGTCTATGGCCTGGATCGTCCGCCCAACTTCGAGGGCCGCTGGCATCTGCACGGTTATCGCACGCCGACGCAGGCCGCCGAGTCGCTGGGCCTGAATCTGCCGCAGGCCGAGGCGTTGCTGGCCAGTGCGCGCGCCACCCTCTTCAGCGCCCGTGAGCAGCGCGTCCATCCCGGACGCGATGAGAAGATCCTGACGGCCTGGAACGCGCTCATGATCAAGGGCATGGCACGCGCGGCGCGGGTGCTGGATCGCCCGGATTATCTTGAGTCGGCTGAACAGGCACTCGCTTTCATCCGCTCGACGCTGTGGCACGACGGCCGTCTGCTGGCGACCTGCAAGGACGGCGTGGCCCATCTCAATGCCTATCTGGACGACTATGCCAACCTGATCGATGCGCTGCTGGAGCTGCTCCAGGTACGCTGGTCGAGCGCGGACCTCGCCTTCGCCGTCGAGCTGGCCGAGGTGTTGCTCGATGAGTTCCATGACGCCGAGCGCGGCGGCTTCTGGTTCACCGGCCGCTCGCATGAGCCGCTGATCCATCGCGCCAAGCCGCTCGGCGACGATTCGATGCCGGCCGGTAACGGCGTGGCGGCGCTCGCCCTCCAGCGGCTCGGGCATCTGATCGGCGAGGTGCGCTATCTGGAGGCGGCTGACGGCACACTGCGGCTCGCCGCCGAGTCGATGCGCCGGATGCCGCACGCCCATGCCAGTCTGCTCATGGCGCTCGACGACTGGCTCGATCCGCCCGAAATGCTCGTCATCCGCGCCGCCGACGACCGGCTGGAGACCTGGCAGCGGCTGGCCCAGCAGGGCTATCGGCCGCATCGGCTCGTCTTCGCCATCCCATCCGGGATCGACGCGCTACCTGGCACGCTGGCTTCGATGCGCGGCGGCGAACGGCCGCTGATCTATCGCTGTCGCGGTACGCACTGTGAGCCGCCGGTCGCGTCGCTGGCGGACCTTTGA
- a CDS encoding HDOD domain-containing protein, with translation MTPTKASGLEAWLDVVRDQKMPIFEQTVHQILSISEDDLAPASALASVVLQDASLTTRLLKLANSIAYNPSTTAISTVTRAVIVLGFDAVRDMCLTLTLVDTLLQGPARVRLERELARAMHAATQARALATARGDKSPEEVFIATLLYRVGELAFWCFGNESCERVEQLAAQPGVTLETALERVLGFRLSQLSRRLVHEWRLTDLLKEAIDHPARQDPRIQTVMLGHQIARCAEEHGWHSEEMERLERRAARLIDASETDIRALLQEKAAAAFGMAHDCGASAAARLIPLPDGYGHLVDELEAAEAEPDTPQVGATPPPASHPLPDSRLQLSILRELNAAIESVRCDFNVIMELVLEGLYRGVGLDRVIFALMTPDRRGLKAKYALGLPDELTIAAFQFARPASGTNILFETLDHQLPRLVTLAERERDPRLVPEGLVGLMGIMPFMVAPILINQQSIGLFLADRGLSQRPLDPESFEDFKHFVQQANMGLTLAQSRQRRR, from the coding sequence ATGACCCCAACTAAAGCAAGCGGTCTGGAAGCCTGGCTCGATGTCGTCCGCGACCAGAAGATGCCGATCTTCGAGCAGACGGTGCATCAGATCCTGTCCATCTCGGAAGACGATCTGGCGCCGGCCTCGGCCCTGGCGAGTGTCGTCCTGCAGGACGCCTCGCTGACCACCCGCCTGCTGAAGCTGGCCAACTCGATCGCCTACAACCCCAGCACCACGGCCATCAGCACGGTCACGCGCGCCGTGATCGTGCTCGGCTTCGACGCCGTGCGGGACATGTGTCTGACCCTGACCCTGGTCGACACGCTGCTCCAGGGGCCGGCGAGGGTGCGCCTGGAACGCGAACTGGCCCGTGCCATGCACGCTGCGACCCAGGCGCGTGCCCTGGCCACGGCCCGGGGTGACAAGTCGCCCGAAGAGGTCTTCATCGCCACATTGCTGTACCGGGTCGGCGAACTGGCCTTCTGGTGCTTCGGCAACGAGTCCTGTGAACGTGTCGAGCAACTGGCCGCCCAGCCTGGGGTCACGCTGGAGACCGCCCTGGAGCGCGTGCTGGGATTCCGTCTGAGTCAGCTCAGCCGTCGTCTGGTTCACGAATGGCGTCTGACCGATCTCCTGAAGGAAGCGATCGACCACCCGGCACGCCAGGATCCGCGCATCCAGACCGTCATGCTGGGCCATCAGATCGCCCGCTGTGCCGAGGAACACGGCTGGCACTCTGAAGAGATGGAGCGCCTGGAGCGCCGTGCGGCCCGACTGATCGATGCCAGCGAGACCGATATACGCGCACTGTTACAGGAAAAGGCCGCCGCCGCCTTTGGCATGGCCCATGACTGCGGCGCCTCGGCGGCCGCCCGACTGATCCCGCTGCCCGACGGGTACGGCCACCTGGTCGACGAACTGGAGGCGGCTGAAGCTGAACCCGACACACCACAGGTCGGAGCGACGCCACCGCCCGCGTCTCACCCGCTTCCAGACTCCAGACTCCAGCTGAGCATCCTGCGCGAGCTCAACGCGGCCATCGAGAGCGTCCGCTGTGATTTCAACGTCATCATGGAGCTGGTCCTGGAGGGACTCTATCGCGGTGTCGGCCTGGACCGCGTGATCTTCGCCCTGATGACGCCGGACAGGCGCGGCCTCAAGGCCAAATATGCGCTCGGCCTGCCGGACGAGTTGACGATCGCGGCCTTCCAGTTCGCGCGTCCGGCGAGCGGGACGAACATCCTGTTCGAGACCCTGGACCACCAGCTACCGCGTCTGGTGACGCTGGCCGAACGTGAGCGCGATCCGCGTCTGGTTCCCGAGGGTCTGGTCGGACTCATGGGCATCATGCCCTTCATGGTCGCCCCCATCCTCATCAATCAGCAGAGTATCGGCCTCTTCCTGGCCGACCGTGGTCTGAGTCAGCGTCCGCTCGACCCGGAGAGCTTCGAAGACTTCAAGCATTTCGTCCAGCAGGCCAACATGGGGCTGACCCTGGCCCAGAGTCGTCAGCGACGGCGCTGA
- a CDS encoding L,D-transpeptidase family protein, producing the protein MHADRPLTQANALPEAMPDSMPIDHRPVAARTGRFAAQGLGLVLTLVGLLALNGCTTAPPPTTQFNGPVDTVVVKKSQRRLELLSGGKVVRQYRVALGGAPVGHKYREGDQRTPEGRYTLNWRNPKSNFYKAIHISYPTAKDRATSRQLGYSNPGGMIMIHGLPNYIQSASLRQQYANRDWTQGCIAVQNHEMDEIWSLVKDGTPIQIMP; encoded by the coding sequence ATGCACGCCGATAGGCCCCTCACCCAAGCCAACGCGCTTCCCGAAGCCATGCCGGACTCCATGCCGATCGATCACCGCCCCGTGGCGGCCCGAACCGGGCGGTTCGCCGCCCAGGGACTTGGCCTCGTCCTGACCCTGGTCGGACTCCTGGCCTTGAACGGCTGCACCACGGCGCCACCACCAACGACACAGTTCAACGGTCCGGTCGACACGGTGGTGGTCAAGAAGTCACAGCGCCGGCTCGAACTGCTCAGCGGCGGCAAGGTGGTGCGTCAATATCGCGTCGCCCTCGGCGGCGCCCCGGTCGGGCACAAGTATCGCGAAGGCGATCAGCGCACGCCCGAAGGCCGCTACACGCTCAACTGGCGCAACCCCAAAAGCAACTTCTACAAAGCGATCCATATCTCCTACCCCACCGCCAAGGATCGCGCCACCAGCCGCCAGCTCGGCTACAGCAACCCAGGCGGCATGATCATGATCCATGGTCTGCCCAACTACATCCAGTCCGCGAGCCTGCGCCAGCAATACGCCAACCGCGACTGGACCCAGGGCTGCATCGCGGTGCAGAACCACGAGATGGACGAGATCTGGAGCCTGGTGAAGGACGGCACGCCGATCCAGATCATGCCCTGA
- a CDS encoding class I SAM-dependent rRNA methyltransferase — protein MHTQPLLLRKDQERRLLAGHCWIYSNEIDTKATPLKTFEPGQPVEILSQSERWIGHGYANPHSLICARIVSRERAHPLSPALWLQRLHEALALRERLYTAPFYRLVFGESDGLPGLIVDRYGDRLAVQITTAGMERARAEILAALEQVLRPQAIVLRNDTSVRELEGLEPGVEHVLGEPSGDWILTEQGLEFAIDPMRGQKTGWFFDQAENRARLARYGVGERVLDVCSYVGAWGLRAAALGASDVTCVDASADALERLQSNAERNGLSARVRPLQGDAFEVLRQLRDQGRRFDTVLLDPPAFIKRRKDEKDGTAAYQRLNRLGLELLEPGGLLVTSSCSFHMGRDGFQRVVQQAGQRAGRRLQLLETGQQGPDHPVHPAIQETAYLKTLFLRALPAA, from the coding sequence ATGCACACTCAGCCACTCCTCCTGCGCAAGGACCAGGAACGCCGCCTGCTCGCCGGTCATTGCTGGATCTACAGCAATGAGATCGACACCAAGGCCACCCCGTTGAAGACGTTCGAACCCGGTCAGCCGGTCGAGATCCTGAGTCAGAGCGAGCGCTGGATCGGCCACGGCTATGCCAATCCGCACTCGCTGATCTGCGCCCGGATCGTCAGCCGCGAGCGCGCGCACCCCCTGAGTCCGGCGCTCTGGCTGCAACGTCTGCACGAGGCGCTGGCCCTGCGCGAACGGCTCTACACAGCGCCCTTCTACCGCCTCGTCTTCGGCGAGAGCGACGGGCTGCCGGGGCTGATCGTCGACCGCTATGGCGATCGACTGGCGGTCCAGATCACCACGGCCGGCATGGAACGCGCGCGTGCCGAGATCCTGGCCGCGCTGGAGCAGGTGTTGCGCCCGCAGGCGATCGTGCTGCGCAACGACACATCGGTGCGTGAACTGGAAGGTCTGGAACCGGGTGTCGAGCACGTGCTGGGCGAGCCGTCCGGCGACTGGATACTGACCGAACAGGGGCTGGAGTTCGCCATCGATCCCATGCGGGGGCAGAAGACCGGCTGGTTCTTCGATCAGGCCGAGAACCGCGCACGTCTGGCCCGCTATGGCGTCGGCGAGCGGGTGCTGGACGTCTGTAGCTATGTCGGCGCCTGGGGCCTGCGCGCCGCCGCGCTCGGCGCCTCGGACGTGACCTGCGTCGACGCCTCGGCCGACGCGCTGGAACGGCTCCAGTCCAACGCCGAGCGCAATGGTCTGTCGGCGCGCGTGCGTCCCCTCCAGGGCGATGCCTTCGAGGTGCTGCGCCAGCTGCGCGATCAGGGCCGGCGGTTCGACACCGTCCTGCTCGACCCACCGGCCTTCATCAAGCGCCGCAAGGACGAGAAGGACGGCACGGCCGCCTATCAGCGTCTCAACCGGCTCGGGCTGGAACTGCTGGAACCGGGCGGATTGCTCGTCACCTCGTCCTGCTCCTTCCACATGGGACGCGACGGCTTCCAGCGTGTGGTGCAACAGGCCGGTCAGCGCGCCGGGCGGCGGCTGCAATTACTGGAGACCGGCCAGCAGGGTCCGGACCATCCGGTCCATCCGGCGATCCAGGAGACGGCCTATCTCAAGACGCTGTTCCTGCGCGCCCTGCCGGCCGCCTGA
- a CDS encoding arginine/lysine/ornithine decarboxylase → MRFRFPVVIIDEDFRSENASGLGIRALAKALESEGLEVLGVTSYGDLTSFAQQQSRASCFILSIDDEEFGSGSPEEALEALATLRAFVQEVRLRNEDIPIFLYGETRTSRHIPNDVLKELHGFIHMFEDTPEFIARYVARESRVYLDSLAPPFFRALTHYAADSSYSWHCPGHSGGVAFLKSPVGQMFHQFFGENMLRADVCNAVDELGQLLDHSGPVAASERNAARIFNCDHLFFVTNGTSTSNKIVWHSTVAPDDIVVVDRNCHKSILHAIIMTGAIPVFLMPTRNHYGIIGPIPLDEFKPENIRRKIAANPFAKGIDAKPRVLTITQSTYDGVLYNVDTIKSLLDGEIHTLLFDEAWLPHASFHDFYTGMHAIGKDRPRCHESMVFATQSTHKLLAGLSQASQILVQESDQRQLDRDSFIEAYLMHSSTSPQYAIIASCDVAAAMMEPPGGTALVHESIMEALDFRRAMRKVDEEFGEDWWFKVWGPDYLAEEGIGDRDDWMLHADDHWHGFGELAPGFNMLDPIKATVITPGLNMDGEFSESGIPAAIVTKYLAEHGIVVEKTGLYSFFIMFTIGITKGRWNTMVTELQQFKHDYDRNQPLWRVLPEFIQAHPRYEKIGLRDLCDEIHGIYKANDVARLTTDMYLSDIVPAMKPAVAFAKMAHREIERVGIDDLEGRVTSVLLTPYPPGIPLLIPGERFNATIVRYLQFAREFNTRFPGFETDIHGLVKEENGGEVSYFVDCVRPL, encoded by the coding sequence ATGCGTTTCCGTTTTCCAGTCGTCATCATCGACGAGGACTTCCGCTCCGAGAACGCGAGCGGTCTTGGCATTCGTGCGCTCGCCAAGGCGCTCGAAAGCGAGGGGCTGGAGGTGCTCGGCGTCACCAGCTATGGCGATCTGACCTCGTTCGCCCAGCAGCAGAGCCGCGCCTCCTGTTTCATCCTGTCGATCGACGACGAGGAGTTCGGCAGCGGCTCGCCCGAGGAGGCGCTCGAAGCGCTTGCCACCCTGCGCGCGTTCGTCCAGGAAGTGCGGCTGCGCAACGAGGACATTCCGATCTTCCTCTACGGCGAGACGCGCACCTCGCGTCACATCCCGAACGATGTGCTCAAGGAACTGCACGGCTTCATCCACATGTTCGAGGACACGCCCGAGTTCATCGCCCGCTATGTGGCGCGCGAGTCGCGGGTCTATCTCGACAGTCTGGCCCCGCCCTTCTTCCGCGCGCTCACCCACTATGCCGCCGACAGCTCCTACTCCTGGCACTGTCCGGGACACTCGGGCGGCGTGGCCTTTCTCAAGAGTCCGGTGGGACAGATGTTCCATCAGTTCTTCGGCGAGAACATGCTGCGCGCCGATGTCTGCAATGCGGTCGACGAACTCGGGCAACTGCTCGATCACTCCGGCCCGGTGGCGGCCTCCGAGCGCAACGCGGCGCGCATCTTCAATTGCGACCATCTGTTCTTCGTCACCAACGGTACATCGACCTCGAACAAGATCGTCTGGCACTCGACGGTCGCGCCCGACGACATCGTAGTGGTCGACCGCAACTGCCACAAGTCGATCCTGCACGCCATCATCATGACCGGAGCGATCCCGGTGTTCCTGATGCCGACGCGCAATCATTACGGCATCATCGGCCCGATCCCGCTCGATGAGTTCAAGCCCGAGAACATCCGGCGCAAGATCGCCGCCAATCCCTTCGCCAAGGGGATCGACGCCAAGCCGCGCGTCCTGACCATCACCCAGAGCACCTATGACGGCGTGCTCTACAACGTCGACACCATCAAGTCGCTGCTCGACGGCGAGATCCACACCCTGCTGTTCGACGAAGCCTGGCTGCCGCACGCCTCCTTCCACGACTTCTATACCGGCATGCACGCCATCGGCAAGGATCGGCCGCGCTGTCACGAGTCGATGGTGTTCGCCACCCAGTCGACGCACAAGCTGCTCGCCGGTCTCTCGCAAGCCTCGCAGATCCTGGTGCAGGAGTCCGACCAGCGCCAGCTGGACCGCGATAGCTTCATCGAAGCCTATCTGATGCACTCATCGACCAGTCCGCAGTACGCCATCATCGCCTCGTGCGACGTGGCGGCGGCCATGATGGAGCCGCCCGGCGGCACGGCGCTGGTGCATGAGTCGATCATGGAGGCGCTCGACTTCCGGCGCGCCATGCGCAAGGTCGACGAAGAGTTCGGCGAGGACTGGTGGTTCAAGGTCTGGGGGCCGGACTATCTGGCCGAGGAAGGCATCGGTGATCGCGACGACTGGATGCTGCACGCCGACGACCACTGGCACGGCTTCGGCGAGCTGGCGCCCGGTTTCAACATGCTCGATCCGATCAAGGCCACGGTCATCACGCCTGGGCTGAACATGGACGGCGAGTTCTCCGAATCGGGCATCCCGGCGGCGATCGTCACCAAGTATCTGGCCGAGCACGGGATCGTGGTCGAGAAGACCGGGCTGTATTCGTTCTTCATCATGTTCACGATCGGTATCACCAAGGGCCGTTGGAACACCATGGTGACGGAGCTCCAGCAGTTCAAACACGACTACGACCGCAACCAGCCGCTGTGGCGCGTGCTGCCGGAGTTCATCCAGGCCCATCCGCGCTATGAGAAGATCGGTCTGCGCGATCTGTGCGACGAGATCCACGGCATCTACAAGGCCAACGATGTCGCGCGCCTGACCACCGACATGTATCTGTCCGATATCGTCCCGGCCATGAAGCCGGCGGTGGCCTTCGCCAAGATGGCCCATCGCGAGATCGAACGGGTCGGGATCGATGATCTCGAAGGGCGCGTGACCAGCGTGCTGCTCACACCCTATCCGCCCGGCATTCCGCTACTGATTCCGGGCGAGCGCTTCAATGCCACCATCGTGCGCTATCTCCAGTTCGCGCGCGAGTTCAACACCCGCTTCCCCGGCTTCGAGACCGACATCCATGGTCTGGTCAAGGAAGAGAACGGCGGCGAGGTCAGCTATTTCGTCGACTGCGTCAGGCCGCTGTGA
- a CDS encoding methyltransferase family protein yields MSLLQAFKGHRGEYLVVLQFVLMFVFILAPNWNPLATAGVLAALEPVRWIALGGLGLVALVFGAFGSIHIRDYLTPLPYPVDHSQLVRHGVYAWVRHPLYSSQLLAALGWTLYTLSLSHLLILAIGFVFFDYKARKEEAWLTERHPDYADYAREVRKFVPWIY; encoded by the coding sequence ATGTCACTGTTACAGGCCTTCAAAGGCCATCGCGGCGAGTATCTCGTCGTGCTGCAATTCGTGCTGATGTTCGTCTTCATCCTGGCGCCGAACTGGAATCCGCTGGCCACGGCCGGCGTGCTCGCGGCCCTGGAGCCGGTGCGCTGGATCGCGCTTGGCGGGCTGGGGCTGGTCGCGCTGGTGTTCGGCGCCTTCGGTTCGATCCACATCCGCGACTATCTCACGCCCCTGCCCTATCCGGTCGACCACAGCCAACTGGTCAGGCACGGCGTCTATGCCTGGGTGCGCCATCCGCTCTACAGCAGCCAGCTCCTGGCCGCGCTCGGCTGGACGCTCTACACCCTGAGTCTGTCCCATCTGCTGATCCTGGCGATCGGCTTCGTCTTCTTCGACTACAAAGCCCGCAAAGAAGAAGCCTGGCTGACCGAGCGCCATCCCGACTATGCCGATTACGCGCGCGAAGTGCGCAAGTTCGTGCCCTGGATCTATTGA
- a CDS encoding Sua5/YciO/YrdC/YwlC family protein encodes MHRLRLAVRCLRQGGVLAYPTEAVYGLGCDPWNGRAVARLLAIKRRSMTKGLILIAADPDQLRPFVEPLEPERQREIHATWPGPNTWLLPARVATPAWLTGRFDTLAVRVSAHPLVAELCRAYGGAIVSTSANQAARPAARTALGVRLALDEPPDYILAGHCAGSDRPSVIRDGRTGRLIRA; translated from the coding sequence ATGCATCGGCTGCGTCTGGCCGTTCGGTGTCTGAGGCAGGGCGGCGTGCTCGCCTATCCGACCGAAGCCGTCTATGGGCTCGGCTGCGACCCCTGGAACGGACGGGCCGTCGCCCGTCTGCTCGCCATCAAGCGCCGCTCCATGACCAAGGGGCTGATCCTGATCGCTGCCGATCCGGATCAGCTCCGGCCCTTCGTCGAGCCACTGGAGCCGGAACGGCAACGCGAGATCCACGCCACCTGGCCCGGACCCAATACCTGGCTGTTGCCGGCGCGTGTGGCGACGCCCGCCTGGTTGACCGGGCGCTTCGACACGCTCGCTGTGCGTGTGAGCGCCCATCCGCTGGTGGCGGAGCTCTGCCGCGCCTATGGCGGAGCCATCGTCTCGACCAGCGCCAACCAGGCCGCGCGTCCGGCGGCCCGAACCGCTCTGGGCGTGCGGCTCGCGCTCGACGAGCCGCCGGACTACATCCTCGCCGGACACTGCGCCGGGTCCGATCGTCCATCCGTGATCCGCGATGGACGCACCGGGCGCCTCATCAGGGCATGA